One part of the Vicia villosa cultivar HV-30 ecotype Madison, WI linkage group LG6, Vvil1.0, whole genome shotgun sequence genome encodes these proteins:
- the LOC131612743 gene encoding chitinase 10-like, with translation MSLSFLSLLFFCSTLFLRVESRYSPITPITSLITKNLYDSIFLHKDDTACPAKNFYPYQSFIEASKSFPQFGTTGCLATRKREIAAFLAQISHETTGGWSTAPDGPFSWGLCFKEEISPQSIYCDSTDKDWPCFEGKSYKGRGPIQLSWNFNYGPAGKALGFDGLKNPEIVSNNSVIAFKTALWFWMTERKPTPSCHNVMVGKYVATEADIAANRTAGYGLVTNIINGGLECGIPNDARVNDRIGFFQRYSKLFNVDTGPNLDCAYQKSL, from the exons ATGTCATTGTCCTTTCTCTCCCTCTTATTCTTTTGTTCTACTCTCTTTCTAAGAGTTGAATCAAGGTACTCTCCAATTACACCAATCACATCTCTAATAACTAAAAACCTTTATGATTCAATTTTCCTACACAAAGATGACACTGCATGTCCTGCAAAAAACTTCTACCCTTATCAATCCTTCATTGAAGCTTCCAAGTCTTTCCCACAATTTGGTACTACAGGTTGTTTGGCCACAAGAAAACGTGAGATAGCTGCTTTTCTTGCTCAGATTTCTCATGAAACTACTGGTGGATGGTCCACTGCACCTGATGGCCCATTCTCTTGGGGTTTATGCTTCAAAGAGGAAATTAGTCCTCAGAGTATTTACTGTGATTCCACTGATAAAGATTGGCCTTGTTTTGAAGGGAAAAGCTATAAAGGAAGAGGTCCCATTCAACTTTCTTG GAATTTCAACTATGGACCAGCAGGGAAGGCATTGGGATTTGATGGGCTGAAAAATCCAGAAATTGTATCAAACAATTCAGTGATTGCTTTCAAAACTGCTCTATGGTTTTGGATGACAGAAAGAAAACCAACACCTTCATGCCACAATGTCATGGTTGGAAAATATGTAGCAACAGAAGCTGACATAGCTGCTAATAGAACAGCAGGTTATGGTTTGGTCACAAACATAATCAATGGTGGATTAGAATGTGGAATTCCTAATGATGCAAGAGTCAATGATCGAATCGGGTTTTTTCAAAGATATTCCAAGTTGTTCAATGTTGATACTGGACCTAACTTGGATTGTGCATATCAGAAATCGTTATAA